The Paenibacillus sp. YPG26 genome includes a window with the following:
- a CDS encoding serine hydrolase domain-containing protein, producing MMKICKLYRLTGRTRYMDSMILRIAAVLLAAALVTTGSTCSAFGAEGSRSGHTPSGIPYSQLEHEIDSYVNSYIGKSTPGAAVVVTRGDRIIFSKGYGYANIEQKVPVDPSRTVFSYGSINKMFVWTSVMQLVEQGKMRLDQDIKTYLPKDLGDKLRYKSPITMLDIMSHTAGFEQHPLSLFIRSADDLKPLEETLLSVQPEQIYEPGSVIAYSNYSTALAALTVEKVSGQDFPDYEMNHILRPLGMLRTSGHPSLKDHPELKKDKAEGYAAVEQEGFTPRGQYYIPLYPAGAMEGTAEDLARFAIALTTKHNPLFSRTETLHAMLSRSYTPDKDLLSNAHGFWEYSGSPRAVGHSGNTMGFSSNFAIVPEEKLGIVVLTNAEIEQSLTAGLVNHLIQNKHAISAESGGPLQRSSDVAGHYVIAQNSYTTVQEVLSYLGLIKAEAKGEFDLTVRVMGMFGEYKQIHPQLYQLTHTEYPRLKKLAPLLYAEMLHGKVIRLSKGIATDIVPLPPGRSLPALISYLALAVLCILFFVITPAVLLVRRLLSCMKGKGLSSSNPSGRWTAAASTGGAAVVLNSAVLLMNAAGNQDATVGQLNTGIMINWILAILAEILLVTAIYKGRRQSQTRGQKWLQMTTALLLNSFLILLSNWHFFHFID from the coding sequence ATGATGAAGATATGCAAGCTGTATCGATTAACCGGAAGAACACGTTATATGGACAGTATGATCCTGCGCATCGCTGCTGTACTGCTGGCTGCTGCTCTGGTCACCACGGGGTCTACTTGCTCCGCGTTCGGGGCGGAGGGCTCAAGATCAGGACATACCCCCTCAGGTATCCCGTACAGCCAATTGGAACATGAGATCGACAGCTATGTAAATTCGTATATCGGGAAGTCAACTCCAGGAGCGGCTGTCGTGGTAACACGAGGGGACCGGATCATCTTCTCCAAAGGTTACGGATATGCCAATATTGAGCAGAAGGTTCCTGTAGACCCTTCCAGGACGGTATTCAGTTATGGGTCCATCAATAAGATGTTTGTCTGGACCTCAGTGATGCAGTTGGTGGAACAAGGAAAGATGAGGCTGGATCAGGACATTAAGACTTACCTTCCGAAAGATCTGGGAGATAAGCTTCGGTATAAGTCGCCTATCACCATGCTGGACATCATGAGCCATACGGCCGGTTTTGAACAGCATCCACTGTCTTTGTTCATAAGGTCTGCGGATGATCTGAAGCCGCTTGAGGAGACGTTATTATCCGTCCAGCCTGAGCAAATCTACGAGCCCGGCTCAGTAATAGCTTATTCTAACTATTCTACCGCCTTGGCGGCATTAACGGTGGAGAAGGTCAGCGGGCAAGACTTCCCGGACTACGAGATGAATCACATCCTTCGCCCGCTGGGCATGCTCCGAACGTCCGGGCATCCGAGCCTTAAGGATCATCCTGAACTGAAGAAGGATAAAGCGGAAGGGTACGCCGCGGTAGAACAAGAGGGATTCACCCCTCGGGGCCAATATTATATCCCGCTCTATCCCGCGGGTGCCATGGAAGGAACGGCGGAAGATTTGGCCCGCTTCGCCATAGCCCTGACCACGAAGCATAATCCGCTCTTCTCCAGAACAGAGACGCTTCACGCGATGCTCTCCCGCAGCTATACTCCAGACAAGGATCTGCTTTCGAATGCGCATGGCTTTTGGGAATATAGTGGATCGCCCCGTGCAGTGGGCCATAGTGGGAATACGATGGGTTTCTCCAGCAATTTTGCCATTGTTCCTGAAGAGAAGCTGGGAATCGTGGTCCTGACTAACGCAGAGATAGAGCAAAGTCTTACAGCCGGACTGGTTAATCATCTGATACAGAACAAACACGCAATTTCTGCTGAATCCGGAGGGCCTTTACAGAGATCCAGTGATGTAGCCGGGCATTATGTCATTGCCCAAAATTCTTATACCACAGTCCAGGAAGTGCTCAGCTATTTAGGGCTGATTAAGGCTGAGGCGAAGGGAGAATTTGACCTAACCGTTCGTGTTATGGGGATGTTCGGAGAATACAAGCAAATTCATCCGCAGCTATACCAGCTTACTCATACCGAATATCCAAGACTTAAGAAGCTGGCTCCGCTGCTGTACGCTGAAATGTTACATGGCAAGGTCATACGTCTTAGCAAAGGAATAGCCACGGATATTGTTCCACTCCCGCCTGGCCGCTCTCTGCCTGCATTAATAAGCTATTTGGCCCTGGCCGTCCTATGTATTTTGTTTTTTGTCATAACACCTGCTGTGTTGTTAGTAAGGCGGCTATTAAGCTGTATGAAGGGAAAAGGTCTATCCAGTTCGAACCCTTCGGGCCGCTGGACGGCAGCAGCTTCGACAGGCGGAGCAGCCGTAGTGCTTAATAGCGCAGTCCTGCTTATGAATGCCGCAGGCAATCAGGATGCCACCGTGGGGCAGTTAAATACTGGAATTATGATAAACTGGATACTGGCCATACTTGCAGAAATTTTACTTGTAACTGCGATTTATAAAGGTAGACGGCAGTCTCAGACCCGCGGACAGAAGTGGTTGCAGATGACAACGGCCTTACTGTTGAACAGCTTCTTGATTCTTTTAAGTAATTGGCATTTCTTTCATTTCATAGATTAG